A genomic segment from Acipenser ruthenus chromosome 5, fAciRut3.2 maternal haplotype, whole genome shotgun sequence encodes:
- the qrsl1 gene encoding glutamyl-tRNA(Gln) amidotransferase subunit A, mitochondrial: MLGLTLREVSLALREGKVSPTELCQRCLHFIRKTKFLNAYVTVTEEIALKQAEQAEKRFLKGETLGPLDGIPIAVKDNFSTASIQTTCASQMLKGYIPPFNATVVQKLLDQGAVLMGKTNLDEFAMGSGSTDTIFGPVRNPWGYSRQYQERCAQNPEDTKDSSDWLITGGSSGGSAASVASLTCFASLGSDTGGSTRNPAAYCGVVGLKPTYGLLSRHGLIPLVNSMDVPGILTRSVHDAATVLGVLGGHDPKDSTTVPEPFKPFSLPDEIDVRNVCVGIPREYHAPGLSKEILAHWTKAAELFEKAGARVVEVSLPHTQHSIVCYHVLCTAEVASNMARFDGLEYGHRSTIDSSTEVMYASTRHEGFNDVVRGRILSGNYFLLKQNYDRYFVKAQKVRRLIANDFMKVFSSGVDVLLTPTTLSDAARYSEFTKEDNRTRSAQEDIFTQCANMAGLPAVTLPIALSERNLPISLQFIGQGFREKNLLTVAKWYEQQVKFPLIEFQDVADHVSEFPKTTKSASAF, encoded by the exons ATGCTGGGCTTGACGTTAAGAGAA gtTTCCTTGGCTCTCAGGGAAGGCAAAGTAAGCCCCACAGAGCTCTGTCAAAGATGCCTGCACTTCATTAGGAAAACAAAGTTTCTTAATGCCTACGTAACTGTCACTGAAGAAATTGCACTGAAGCAAGCTGAGCAAGCAGAGAAGAGGTTTCTAAAAG GTGAGACACTGGGGCCACTAGATGGGATTCCCATTGCAGTGAAGGATAACTTTTCTACAGCAAGCATTCAAACAACATGTGCTTCTCAAATGTTAAAAG GCTATATCCCTCCATTCAATGCAACTGTAGTTCAGAAGTTGCTGGACCAAGGTGCTGTGCTTATGGGAAAAACAAACCTAGATGAATTTGCAATGGG TTCTGGCAGCACAGACACCATCTTTGGACCAGTGCGCAATCCCTGGGGTTATTCCAGGCAGTACCAGGAAAGGTGTGCACAGAATCCTGAAGACACCAAGGACAGCTCTGATTGGTTGATAACAGGTGGAAGCTCGGGGGGGAGCGCTGCTTCTGTTGCTTCGTTAACCTGTTTTGC GTCGTTGGGCTCAGACACAGGCGGGTCAACGAGGAACCCTGCTGCCTACTGTGGAGTTGTTGGCCTAAAACCTACTTACGGGCTCCTTTCTCGCCACGGACTCATCCCCCTGGTGAACTCCATGGACGTACCTGGCATCCTGACCAGGAGTGTGCATGATGCAGCCACCGTTCTAG GGGTGCTAGGTGGTCATGACCCAAAGGACTCCACCACAGTACCAGAGCCATTCAAACCTTTCAGCCTGCCAGATGAGATAGATGTCAGGAATGTGTGTGTTGGTATTCCAAGG GAGTACCATGCTCCTGGCTTGTCCAAAGAAATACTGGCCCATTGGACCAAAGCTGCAGAGCTGTTTGAAAAGGCAGGTGCCAGAGTTGTTGAGGTGTCCCTTCCTCACACCCAGCACTCCATTGTGTGTTATCACGTCCTCTGCACAGCAGAGGTGGCATCAAACATGGCCCGCTTTGATGGGCTGGAATACG gccaTCGCAGTACCATAGACAGCTCAACCGAGGTCATGTATGCATCAACCAGACACGAGGGGTTCAATGATGTCGTGAGAGGAAGAATACTGTCTGGAAACtacttccttttaaaaca AAATTATGATCGCTACTTTGTCAAAGCACAGAAGGTGAGACGCCTCATTGCGAACGACTTCATGAAGGTGTTCAGCTCTGGAGTGGATGTGCTGCTAACACCCACCACCCTGAGCGATGCTGCACGGTACTCCGAGTTTACCAAAGAAGACAACAGAACCCGCAGCGCCCAGGAAGACATTTTTACACAGTGTGCAAACATGGCAG GTCTCCCAGCTGTGACACTTCCTATTGCATTGTCAGAGAGAAACCTTCCCATCAGCCTCCAGTTCATTGGGCAGGGGTTTCGCGAGAAGAACCTCCTTACTGTTGCCAAATGGTATGAGCAGCAAGTGAAATTCCCTCTGATTGAGTTTCAGGATGTAGCGGATCATGTTTCAGAATTCCCTAAAACAACAAAGTCAGCATCTGCTTTCTGA
- the rtn4ip1 gene encoding reticulon-4-interacting protein 1 homolog, mitochondrial isoform X2: protein MFLIFNRLRGAGFNGQCRHQNRLRRETCLRVFLVSSLCYDKESHANSGYGAATLRMRRDPLNINAAGNEFPLILGRDVSGVIMECGLDVSYFKPGDEVWAAIPPWKPGSLAEFVVLSGNEVSHRPKSLSHTQAAALPYVASTAWSALVNTGGLNKDNCNGKRILIIGASGGVGTFSIQLMKAWGAHVTVTCSQNAEQLVKDLGADHMVDYKAGSVEAQLRALKPFDLILDNVGGDTEQWALSCLKPWSGAKYVTLVTPFMLNTDRLGIADGMLQSGVTIGSKALKHLCRGVHYRWALFAPSGPALDEVSELVDSGKIRPVVEQVFSFSEVPQAFQKLGRGHARGKTVINITGT from the exons ATGTTTCTGATTTTCAATAGGCTGCGGGGCGCAGGTTTTAACGGGCAGTGCAGGCATCAAAACAGGCTGAGGAGAGAGACGTGTTTGCGGGTATTTCTTGTGTCTTCATTGTGTTATGACAAGGAAAGTCATGCAAACA GTGGTTATGGTGCAGCTACACTACGTATGAGACGCGATCCTTTGAATATCAATGCCGCTGGGAATGAATTCCCATTAATTCTTGGACGAGATGTCTCTGGAGTGATCATGGAATGTGGGCTGGATGTGTCATATTTCAAACCTGGTGATGAG GTGTGGGCTGCCATTCCTCCCTGGAAACCAGGAAGTTTAGCAGAGTTTGTTGTATTAAGTGGAAATGAG GTGTCGCACAGACCCAAGTCCCTCAGCCACACACAGGCTGCAGCCTTGCCCTATGTTGCTTCAACAGCATGGTCTGCCCTGGTGAATACAGGGGGGCTGAATAAGGATAACTGCAATGGGAAACG CATTTTAATTATCGGTGCTTCAGGGGGAGTTGGAACCTTCTCCATTCAG CTGATGAAAGCCTGGGGTGCCCATGTGACAGTTACTTGCTCCCAGAATGCAGAGCAGCTCGTGAAGGACCTCGGAGCAGACCACATGGTGGATTACAAAGCAGGGAGTGTGGAGgcacagctgagagctctcaaaCC GTTTGATCTGATTTTAGACAATGTGGGAGGAGACACTGAGCAGTGGGCCTTGAGTTGCCTGAAGCCGTGGTCTGGAGCCAAATATGTCACCCTTGTGACACCCTTCATGCTCAACACTGATAGGCTGGGAATAGCTGACGGAATGCTTCAGTCAGGAGTCACCATTGGCAGTAAAGCACTAAAG CATCTGTGTAGAGGAGTGCATTATCGCTGGGCATTGTTCGCTCCCAGTGGCCCAGCCCTGGATGAAGTGAGCGAGCTTGTTGATTCAGGAAAG ATCCGTCCCGTTGTAGAGCAGGTGTTCTCTTTTTCTGAAGTTCCCCAGGCCTTTCAGAAGCTGGGAAGAGGCCACGCCCGTGGGAAGACTGTGATAAACATCACTGGGACCTGA
- the rtn4ip1 gene encoding reticulon-4-interacting protein 1 homolog, mitochondrial isoform X1, whose translation MIIQQYSISMLCPFKRVACARWVALFHHPNPTRISAGTGGNALHKHSSRNFSASAQRWTIMPAWVIDKYGNNDVLRYSTNAMFPIINYPNEVMVKVHSASLNPIDISMRSGYGAATLRMRRDPLNINAAGNEFPLILGRDVSGVIMECGLDVSYFKPGDEVWAAIPPWKPGSLAEFVVLSGNEVSHRPKSLSHTQAAALPYVASTAWSALVNTGGLNKDNCNGKRILIIGASGGVGTFSIQLMKAWGAHVTVTCSQNAEQLVKDLGADHMVDYKAGSVEAQLRALKPFDLILDNVGGDTEQWALSCLKPWSGAKYVTLVTPFMLNTDRLGIADGMLQSGVTIGSKALKHLCRGVHYRWALFAPSGPALDEVSELVDSGKIRPVVEQVFSFSEVPQAFQKLGRGHARGKTVINITGT comes from the exons ATGATAATACAGCAGTATTCAATAAGCATGTTGTGTCCATTTAAAAGAGTAGCCTGTGCCAGATGGGTAGCGCTTTTTCATCACCCCAATCCTACGCGTATTAGTGCAGGGACAGGTGGAAATGCGCTTCACAAACACTCTTCAAGAAACTTCAGCGCCTCTGCACAGCGGTGGACTATCATGCCCGCCTGGGTTATTGATAAATACGGCAACAATGATGTTCTGCGGTACTCTACAAATGCCATGTTTCCAATCATAAACTACCCAAATGAAGTTATGGTAAAAGTCCACTCGGCGAGCCTAAATCCCATCGACATTTCCATGAGAA GTGGTTATGGTGCAGCTACACTACGTATGAGACGCGATCCTTTGAATATCAATGCCGCTGGGAATGAATTCCCATTAATTCTTGGACGAGATGTCTCTGGAGTGATCATGGAATGTGGGCTGGATGTGTCATATTTCAAACCTGGTGATGAG GTGTGGGCTGCCATTCCTCCCTGGAAACCAGGAAGTTTAGCAGAGTTTGTTGTATTAAGTGGAAATGAG GTGTCGCACAGACCCAAGTCCCTCAGCCACACACAGGCTGCAGCCTTGCCCTATGTTGCTTCAACAGCATGGTCTGCCCTGGTGAATACAGGGGGGCTGAATAAGGATAACTGCAATGGGAAACG CATTTTAATTATCGGTGCTTCAGGGGGAGTTGGAACCTTCTCCATTCAG CTGATGAAAGCCTGGGGTGCCCATGTGACAGTTACTTGCTCCCAGAATGCAGAGCAGCTCGTGAAGGACCTCGGAGCAGACCACATGGTGGATTACAAAGCAGGGAGTGTGGAGgcacagctgagagctctcaaaCC GTTTGATCTGATTTTAGACAATGTGGGAGGAGACACTGAGCAGTGGGCCTTGAGTTGCCTGAAGCCGTGGTCTGGAGCCAAATATGTCACCCTTGTGACACCCTTCATGCTCAACACTGATAGGCTGGGAATAGCTGACGGAATGCTTCAGTCAGGAGTCACCATTGGCAGTAAAGCACTAAAG CATCTGTGTAGAGGAGTGCATTATCGCTGGGCATTGTTCGCTCCCAGTGGCCCAGCCCTGGATGAAGTGAGCGAGCTTGTTGATTCAGGAAAG ATCCGTCCCGTTGTAGAGCAGGTGTTCTCTTTTTCTGAAGTTCCCCAGGCCTTTCAGAAGCTGGGAAGAGGCCACGCCCGTGGGAAGACTGTGATAAACATCACTGGGACCTGA